GTTTGAACAATTTGGGGGGAGGGGGAATTATTGCCACTCATCACTCATCAACTAAGCGCGGTACGCGAGGAAATAAATCaaactaatgaaaatttactataaaagaagaacaaaaaacaacaacGAACTATTAATCTATTACATATAGCTGTGTCACATTCcttattaaagaaaatagggaatattataatattaaaattgtatttacaaaatttaattaacatggataaaaaaatataaataaataaatgtcatatatatataatttgtataattttacttggatatatataaaataaataattagaaaaattataaaaatattttcaagatATTGAGTGAATTTTTCAGAAGAAACACATTAACTGAAGAAgttcctttttttttatcttttatttttttctttttttaattcaaactctatttctttaatttggCAGTTTCAGTTAAAATCTTACTTACTCGTGGACCTtgtttatcaattaatgtAATTAAATTACGCATTTCAGCTCTTGGTTTTCTCAACTGAGATGCGAAAATGATTGATGTGGTAAACAATGCCAAAGCACCACCTTGATGTAAGGATGCTAAAGAGATAGGTACCATATACAATAAGGTAAGAACACCCAAAGTAACTTGTAAAGTAACGAATCCCATCATAGCATGCATGGTCATATTGATATGCCTTGGAATAATTGCCTTTCTTTTACTGCAGTACAAATGTAAAGCTAAGATGGAACAGAAGGCAGTATAAGCAAATAATCTGTGGTTCATTTGAACAGTAGTTGGATTTTCTAACATATTTCTCCAAAACAAATCACTTTTATCATCCTTGCGTGCAAAATgatcatctaataattcacGGGAACTTGGGAACCAAGTTTCACCCATCTTTGGCCATGTGTTATAAATCCAACCAGCATCTAACCCTGCAACCATACCACCAGACATAGCTGTCAAGAAAGTAAAAGCCAAGATTGCAAATGACATTGGtctcaaattttttaaagctGGGTTATCTAATTgcttaaataattttaaagcGTCCTTTGGATTTTTCATCCATTTAGCATCTCTTAACATTTCTAATCCAACCCAAATCATACCAGTATATAATAAGAAGGCTGCACCTAAATGTGTAGTTAATCTATATTGAGAAACAGTAGGTTTGGAATTTCTGGCATCTAATTGCTTTTGATCTAAACCAGAATAAACCATCCACCAACCGATAAAACCTTGAAGACCCAATAGACCAGTTAACACTAGTAAACTCTTATTAACATGAGCCGATGTCTTTCTACGAGCTACTAAATACATTGCAGGAACAATGAAGACAATTCCAATGGCTCTACCCCATACTCTATGGAACCATTCcataaagaaaataaatttaaattcatccAAATCCATATTAGAattcaattgtttaaattCTGGTGAAGccttatatttttcaaattcgtCCTCCCATTGCTTTTGGTTCAATGGTGGAATAGTACCAGTAACAGGTTTCCATTCAGTAATACTTAAACCAGATTCTGTTAATCTTGTCAAACCGCCAAAAATGACAATACCAAAAACTAAACCGGACGTACCAATTAACCAGTACCCTGTGTTcttagaaaatttaatcatAGTTTCACTTGGAATTTCATTAGAAGAATTGTTAGCATTATTAGCAGTTGTTGTACTTTGAAATCTGGCATTTTTAAACTTTGTTTTATAGAAACTACTTTGGCTCAAAATAGAACCAGCAAATGGACGTGAAGTGCTCTTAAGACTTAATGGAGTAGTGGAGTAAGATACACGTAATGTAGTATTCTTACAAGCAATTCCTAATGAGGAGCGGTATAATACAGATTTACCCCCACAGGTACGAAATACGTTTCTCAATatcatattttctt
This genomic stretch from Henningerozyma blattae CBS 6284 chromosome 1, complete genome harbors:
- the COX15 gene encoding Cox15p (similar to Saccharomyces cerevisiae COX15 (YER141W); ancestral locus Anc_8.183) is translated as MILRNVFRTCGGKSVLYRSSLGIACKNTTLRVSYSTTPLSLKSTSRPFAGSILSQSSFYKTKFKNARFQSTTTANNANNSSNEIPSETMIKFSKNTGYWLIGTSGLVFGIVIFGGLTRLTESGLSITEWKPVTGTIPPLNQKQWEDEFEKYKASPEFKQLNSNMDLDEFKFIFFMEWFHRVWGRAIGIVFIVPAMYLVARRKTSAHVNKSLLVLTGLLGLQGFIGWWMVYSGLDQKQLDARNSKPTVSQYRLTTHLGAAFLLYTGMIWVGLEMLRDAKWMKNPKDALKLFKQLDNPALKNLRPMSFAILAFTFLTAMSGGMVAGLDAGWIYNTWPKMGETWFPSSRELLDDHFARKDDKSDLFWRNMLENPTTVQMNHRLFAYTAFCSILALHLYCSKRKAIIPRHINMTMHAMMGFVTLQVTLGVLTLLYMVPISLASLHQGGALALFTTSIIFASQLRKPRAEMRNLITLIDKQGPRVSKILTETAKLKK